Proteins from one Psychromonas sp. psych-6C06 genomic window:
- the bamC gene encoding outer membrane protein assembly factor BamC, with the protein MKITFKHCRITAAIMISLSLSSCARFDTRMQANGSFEYQQTELTTPYKTGNYSNHEARNNFDIPELTAEQKKVGFQGVDVDVRPPTQLIPVLDGVLLEPTKNGATKVWFNAFSQNDDMQEKVWQLIDTFLHNKNVAIVKRDENHLQTGTLIDKYTFGSALNKNTILKESSYNLTVEQQQDGYSVGLLVDVLSYSEKNEDKDLKLKLVGSTKQDIELRFVNDLLNFAYNLKESEQLAANDNQPLSIKLGFDDNHQSAWIVDNEFLDTWRKLPALFKLLSFSIVEQDKNLGYFLLDFKQPDSDYWAENNLQPFELDNAEYFVQLGELTGGTTSITWLDEDKKPLPDQKVTEIYLSITEQVRGVLIENNKQTKEF; encoded by the coding sequence ATGAAAATAACTTTTAAACATTGCCGTATTACTGCGGCAATCATGATTTCACTATCACTTTCATCCTGTGCTCGCTTTGATACGCGCATGCAAGCAAATGGTAGTTTTGAATATCAACAAACTGAATTAACAACACCGTATAAAACAGGTAATTATAGCAACCATGAAGCACGCAATAATTTTGATATCCCGGAATTAACTGCAGAGCAAAAAAAAGTTGGTTTTCAAGGTGTTGATGTTGATGTTCGTCCTCCAACGCAACTGATTCCAGTATTAGATGGCGTGTTACTCGAACCAACAAAAAATGGCGCAACCAAAGTATGGTTCAACGCATTTAGCCAAAACGATGATATGCAGGAAAAGGTTTGGCAACTAATCGATACTTTTTTGCATAATAAAAATGTAGCCATTGTTAAGCGTGATGAAAATCATCTACAAACTGGTACTTTAATCGATAAATATACTTTTGGTAGTGCACTTAATAAAAATACAATCTTAAAAGAGTCTTCTTATAATTTAACAGTCGAACAACAACAAGATGGTTACAGTGTTGGGTTGCTGGTAGATGTGTTAAGTTACAGTGAAAAGAATGAAGATAAAGATTTAAAATTAAAATTAGTCGGCTCAACTAAACAAGATATCGAGCTTCGTTTTGTGAATGATCTCTTAAACTTTGCTTACAATTTGAAAGAGTCAGAACAACTTGCTGCTAACGATAACCAGCCACTAAGCATTAAACTGGGTTTTGATGACAACCATCAAAGTGCTTGGATTGTTGATAATGAATTCTTAGATACATGGCGTAAGTTGCCAGCTTTATTCAAATTACTAAGTTTTAGTATTGTTGAACAAGATAAGAATTTAGGTTATTTCCTTCTCGACTTTAAACAACCTGATAGTGATTATTGGGCTGAGAATAATTTACAGCCTTTCGAACTCGATAACGCCGAATACTTCGTGCAGCTAGGTGAGTTAACCGGTGGTACAACTTCAATTACTTGGTTAGATGAAGATAAAAAACCTTTACCAGATCAAAAAGTAACAGAAATTTATTTAAGTATTACTGAACAGGTTCGTGGCGTACTTATTGAAAATAATAAACAAACTAAAGAATTTTAG
- a CDS encoding peptidase U32 family protein yields the protein MELLCPAGSLPALKTAIDCGADAVYIGLKDDTNARHFAGLNFNDKKLAKGAQYVRDHNKHLHVAINTFAHPGGEKRWQNAVDKCVDLGANAAIIADIATLDYAANKYPDLELHLSVQASATNTAAIDFYKQNFNVRRVVLPRVLSIHQVKQLARNTDMPLEVFAFGSLCIMAEGRCYLSSYFTGESPNTVGACSPAKFVRYSETEQGLESRLNDILIDRYQQGEKAGYPTLCKGKFNVEDNLYHALEEPTSLNTLSMVPELMKANICSVKIEGRQRSPAYVEQITKVWRAAIDRYKANPEGYHVDDEWNAVLANVSEGTQTTLGAYHRDWQ from the coding sequence ATGGAACTTCTTTGTCCTGCAGGTAGTTTACCTGCCCTAAAAACTGCCATCGATTGTGGCGCAGACGCGGTATATATTGGCCTTAAAGATGATACCAATGCGCGTCATTTTGCTGGATTAAACTTTAACGATAAAAAACTTGCTAAAGGTGCTCAATATGTTCGCGATCACAATAAGCATCTTCATGTAGCGATAAATACATTTGCTCATCCTGGTGGAGAGAAACGTTGGCAAAATGCCGTTGATAAATGTGTCGACTTAGGTGCTAATGCAGCCATCATTGCTGATATTGCAACACTTGATTATGCGGCCAATAAATACCCTGATTTAGAGCTACATTTAAGCGTGCAGGCCTCTGCAACAAATACTGCTGCTATCGATTTTTATAAACAAAATTTCAATGTTAGACGTGTCGTGTTGCCACGTGTTTTATCCATTCATCAAGTAAAGCAACTTGCACGAAATACAGATATGCCACTTGAAGTATTCGCCTTTGGTAGCCTTTGCATTATGGCCGAAGGACGTTGCTACCTTTCTTCATATTTTACAGGTGAGTCCCCAAACACAGTCGGAGCCTGTTCGCCCGCCAAATTTGTTCGTTATAGTGAAACAGAACAAGGACTTGAGTCTCGCTTAAATGACATTTTGATTGATCGTTACCAACAAGGTGAAAAAGCGGGTTATCCAACACTGTGCAAAGGTAAGTTTAATGTTGAAGACAACCTTTATCATGCACTAGAAGAGCCAACGAGTTTAAATACCCTTTCCATGGTTCCTGAGTTAATGAAGGCAAATATCTGTTCGGTAAAAATCGAAGGAAGACAACGTAGCCCTGCCTACGTAGAGCAAATAACTAAAGTGTGGCGAGCGGCGATTGATCGTTATAAAGCCAACCCAGAAGGCTATCACGTAGATGATGAATGGAATGCGGTATTAGCTAATGTCTCTGAAGGGACTCAAACCACCTTAGGTGCCTATCACCGAGATTGGCAATAA
- a CDS encoding ABC transporter substrate-binding protein: MTNIFIKGAVALLISSYSIFVVAQDKTMTLMLDWFVNPNHGPVIIAQQKGYFKDEGLTIKIQEPADPSMPAKLVAANNVDLAISYQTSLTIDVAAGLPLIRSATLIATPLNTLMVLDNGKVKTLADLKGKKIGIAIAGNEEATVGTMLKTAGVDFSEVQIINIGWALSSSLASGKVDAIWGGLRNFESNQLALEGYKAKSFFPEEHGVPSYDELVFVANAKTYDAQALKKFNRAIEKATQYIVNHPSDSWKTFVAYSPDTLNNELNKRAWNDTLTRFALRPGAVDLPRYDRFAEFMFNHKIIKKQPKAVDFVPSL, from the coding sequence ATGACAAACATCTTTATCAAAGGCGCAGTAGCGCTATTAATTTCAAGCTACTCAATATTCGTAGTTGCACAAGACAAAACCATGACTTTGATGCTCGACTGGTTCGTTAACCCTAATCATGGTCCTGTTATAATTGCACAGCAAAAAGGGTATTTCAAAGACGAGGGGCTCACCATTAAGATCCAAGAGCCAGCCGATCCAAGCATGCCAGCTAAACTAGTGGCAGCTAATAATGTTGATCTTGCTATCTCTTACCAAACCAGTTTAACGATTGATGTTGCTGCAGGTTTACCATTGATTCGTTCTGCTACGTTAATAGCAACGCCCTTAAACACGCTAATGGTTTTAGATAACGGAAAAGTTAAAACATTAGCAGACTTAAAAGGCAAAAAAATTGGTATCGCAATCGCCGGTAATGAGGAAGCAACAGTTGGTACGATGCTAAAAACAGCGGGGGTTGATTTCTCTGAAGTACAGATTATAAATATTGGCTGGGCACTTTCTTCTTCTCTAGCTTCAGGCAAAGTAGATGCTATTTGGGGTGGCTTACGTAACTTTGAAAGTAATCAGTTGGCGCTTGAAGGTTACAAGGCTAAATCCTTTTTTCCAGAAGAGCACGGCGTACCTTCTTACGATGAATTAGTCTTTGTAGCCAATGCAAAAACGTATGACGCACAAGCATTGAAAAAATTTAACCGTGCTATCGAAAAAGCTACGCAATATATTGTTAATCACCCAAGTGACTCATGGAAAACATTTGTCGCTTACTCACCAGATACTTTGAATAATGAATTAAATAAACGTGCATGGAATGATACGTTAACTCGCTTTGCGCTGCGCCCTGGTGCGGTTGACTTACCAAGATATGACCGTTTTGCTGAATTTATGTTTAATCACAAAATAATTAAAAAACAGCCTAAAGCTGTCGATTTTGTACCTAGCCTATAG
- a CDS encoding tetratricopeptide repeat protein: MTVNNHDVNVSTFPQVILEGSKEKPVLVIFWSQQCPICCELLPLIDKIHAEDDQAFVVARINCDVEQQIVNHFGVQSVPSVFMFIDGKGADGFAGEQTEQFIREFIAKHTPDQALTLLQQGQTLFAQGDVEEAKTIILQALQSCNNDNENIHDIKLALAQIYLALGEFESAEPLLQAIPMASQNMIYHSLMSQLELAKQSSQTPEITALEEKLDSAQDKAPIQYQLAVQYNQVNRNSEALTLLYHILLTDLNYAEGDVKKTFLDILATTDDPKLVSEFRRKLYSLLY, translated from the coding sequence ATGACAGTTAATAATCATGACGTTAACGTTTCTACTTTTCCACAAGTTATTTTAGAAGGCTCTAAAGAGAAGCCTGTTTTAGTTATTTTTTGGTCGCAACAGTGCCCTATCTGTTGTGAGCTATTACCCTTGATTGATAAAATTCATGCTGAGGATGATCAAGCATTTGTTGTTGCGCGAATAAATTGTGATGTTGAACAGCAGATAGTCAACCACTTTGGTGTGCAAAGTGTGCCAAGTGTCTTTATGTTTATCGATGGTAAAGGCGCAGATGGTTTTGCTGGAGAGCAGACCGAACAATTTATTCGCGAGTTTATTGCTAAACATACCCCAGACCAAGCGCTTACTTTATTGCAACAAGGGCAAACACTTTTTGCTCAAGGTGATGTTGAAGAAGCAAAAACGATCATCTTACAGGCGTTACAAAGCTGTAATAATGATAATGAAAATATTCATGATATTAAGCTGGCATTGGCGCAAATTTACCTCGCATTAGGTGAATTTGAAAGTGCAGAGCCACTGTTACAAGCTATCCCGATGGCAAGCCAAAACATGATCTATCATAGTTTGATGTCACAGTTAGAATTAGCGAAGCAATCTTCTCAAACCCCAGAAATTACGGCGCTTGAAGAAAAACTTGATAGCGCACAAGACAAAGCGCCAATTCAGTATCAACTTGCTGTGCAATACAATCAGGTTAACCGAAATAGTGAGGCGCTCACTTTGCTTTATCATATCTTACTCACCGATCTCAATTATGCAGAGGGTGATGTAAAGAAAACATTCTTAGATATTTTAGCAACCACCGATGATCCTAAACTGGTTAGTGAGTTCCGCCGTAAACTATATAGCTTACTGTACTAA
- a CDS encoding glutathione S-transferase family protein: protein MKIYADIKSGNCYKIALLCSLLKIPHQWIAIDILKGETSTAEFLQKNPNGKIPLLETDDGRFLSESNAILNYLANGSALLPDDVFERASLLQWQFFEQYSHEPFIAVARYINVYLGLPESRAKEYEALQTGGHNALKVMETQLEKGDFLLGENLSIADISLYAYTHVAHEGGFDLSAYPAILAWIKRINSLPDYVSMNDFPSDGAT, encoded by the coding sequence ATGAAAATTTACGCTGATATAAAATCAGGCAACTGTTACAAAATCGCTTTGTTGTGTTCGTTATTAAAAATTCCGCATCAATGGATTGCGATTGATATCTTAAAGGGGGAGACCTCAACTGCTGAATTTTTGCAAAAGAATCCAAATGGTAAAATTCCCTTGCTAGAAACCGATGACGGACGCTTTTTGTCGGAGTCAAATGCTATTCTCAATTATTTAGCGAATGGGAGTGCGTTATTACCGGACGACGTTTTTGAGCGAGCATCATTGTTACAATGGCAATTTTTTGAACAGTACAGTCATGAACCATTTATCGCAGTTGCCCGTTATATTAATGTGTATTTAGGGTTACCTGAATCTCGCGCTAAGGAATATGAAGCGTTACAAACGGGTGGCCATAACGCCTTAAAAGTGATGGAAACACAGCTTGAAAAAGGGGACTTTTTACTGGGAGAAAATCTGAGTATCGCTGATATTTCACTGTATGCATATACGCATGTCGCTCATGAAGGAGGCTTTGATCTAAGTGCATATCCTGCCATATTAGCTTGGATAAAACGTATTAATAGCTTGCCTGATTATGTATCAATGAATGACTTTCCATCTGATGGAGCAACCTAA
- a CDS encoding DUF2897 family protein, translated as MNGWLIFLIISLVLGIIISNLLLLKQSAKIKIPESVLKSIAERKEAENESREEKEKK; from the coding sequence ATGAATGGTTGGTTAATATTTTTAATTATTTCGTTGGTACTCGGTATCATCATTAGTAATTTATTATTATTAAAACAGAGCGCAAAAATAAAAATACCTGAGAGTGTATTGAAATCAATTGCCGAAAGGAAAGAAGCAGAAAATGAGAGCAGAGAGGAAAAAGAGAAAAAGTAA
- a CDS encoding U32 family peptidase, whose protein sequence is MKLSLGPLLYYWPKQTVESFYKQALNSEADSIYLGETVCSKRRELKARDWINLAKELNGNGKEIILSSMALLEAPSEVKILKQLCENGELSVEANDVGAIQLLSEKKVPFVCGPAINCYNASVLKMFVNKGMQRWVMPVELSRDWLAKTVNDCEDLGIRSQFEVEVFSHGFMPLAYSARCFTARSENKAKDDCELCCINYPQGRATTTQEDQQVFILNGIQTQSGYCYNLINDLPSMQGLVDVVRVSPSDEQAFTVLEQYREALTTGTSAVKLESKECNGFWHQVAGLQTQL, encoded by the coding sequence ATGAAATTATCATTAGGCCCACTACTTTATTACTGGCCAAAACAAACCGTTGAAAGCTTTTATAAGCAAGCATTAAACAGTGAAGCAGATAGTATTTATCTCGGAGAGACAGTGTGTAGTAAGCGTCGTGAACTAAAAGCACGCGACTGGATAAATTTAGCGAAAGAACTAAACGGCAACGGTAAAGAGATTATTCTCTCTAGCATGGCCTTACTTGAAGCCCCCTCAGAAGTTAAAATTTTAAAACAGTTATGTGAAAATGGTGAATTAAGCGTTGAGGCTAACGATGTTGGTGCAATACAACTGTTAAGCGAAAAAAAGGTGCCTTTTGTATGTGGTCCTGCCATTAACTGCTATAACGCTTCGGTATTAAAAATGTTTGTTAATAAAGGCATGCAACGTTGGGTTATGCCCGTTGAACTGTCACGCGACTGGTTAGCTAAAACGGTCAATGATTGTGAAGATTTAGGTATTCGTTCGCAATTTGAAGTAGAGGTTTTTTCACATGGTTTTATGCCGCTAGCGTATTCTGCCCGCTGTTTTACAGCACGCTCTGAAAATAAAGCGAAGGATGATTGTGAACTTTGCTGTATCAACTATCCGCAGGGGCGAGCAACCACCACGCAGGAAGATCAACAGGTATTCATTTTAAACGGCATTCAAACACAGTCGGGATACTGCTATAACTTGATAAATGATCTTCCCTCAATGCAAGGTTTAGTCGATGTAGTTCGTGTTAGCCCTTCCGATGAACAAGCATTTACAGTATTAGAGCAATATAGAGAGGCACTGACAACGGGGACTTCGGCAGTTAAACTTGAAAGTAAAGAGTGTAATGGCTTTTGGCATCAGGTTGCAGGATTACAAACGCAACTTTAA
- the thiE gene encoding thiamine phosphate synthase encodes MNNPYQLYLVTDEKQDIATLCHVVDQAVKGGVSMVQIREKETSFRHFLERAKAVKSVLEGSGVALIINDRVDIALAVDADGVHLGQSDMPAHIARQLLGPDKILGLSVENERQLQQAQILPVDYLGISAIFSTPTKTNTLKEWGITGLVNALKQSDLPLVAIGGINAKNIQQIAMTKVQGIALVSAICHSNSPQQASKKLLALIKSV; translated from the coding sequence ATGAATAATCCCTATCAGTTATACTTAGTTACCGATGAAAAGCAAGATATCGCAACTCTGTGTCACGTTGTTGATCAAGCTGTCAAAGGTGGCGTTAGCATGGTGCAAATTCGTGAAAAAGAAACTAGCTTTCGACACTTTCTTGAACGCGCCAAAGCTGTCAAATCAGTACTTGAAGGAAGTGGTGTAGCGCTTATTATAAATGATCGAGTTGATATTGCATTAGCAGTAGACGCTGATGGTGTGCATTTAGGACAGAGTGATATGCCTGCACATATTGCACGACAGCTTCTTGGCCCTGATAAAATATTGGGGTTATCTGTTGAAAATGAGAGACAGCTACAACAAGCACAAATACTACCCGTCGATTATTTAGGTATTAGTGCGATTTTCTCAACTCCAACGAAAACCAATACCTTAAAAGAGTGGGGCATAACAGGCCTAGTCAACGCTCTTAAGCAAAGCGATTTACCGCTGGTTGCAATTGGAGGGATTAATGCAAAAAATATCCAGCAAATTGCAATGACAAAAGTGCAAGGCATAGCGTTAGTTTCTGCAATTTGTCATTCGAATTCCCCACAACAGGCGAGTAAAAAGTTATTAGCGCTAATTAAAAGCGTTTAA
- the dapA gene encoding 4-hydroxy-tetrahydrodipicolinate synthase: protein MLTGSIVALVTPMDKTGEIDFVSLKALVEFHIKSGTAAIVAVGTTGESATLNVDDHVKVVMKTVEFAAGRIDVIAGNGANSTAEAITFSKLFANSGIVAGLNVTPYYNKPTQEGLYQHFKAIAESSQLPQILYNVPGRTAVDMLPETVARLAKIDNIIGIKEATGDLQRLADIKALVADDFLLYSGDDETGCDFMLQGGDGVISVTSNVAPAAMAKMCEFALSENKVEADKINQQLMPVHQKLFVESNPIPVKWACAELGLIPSADCRLPLTILAPELHNEVRGALTEANLFS, encoded by the coding sequence ATGTTAACAGGTAGTATTGTCGCACTCGTGACCCCAATGGATAAAACTGGCGAAATTGATTTTGTTTCTCTTAAAGCGCTTGTTGAATTCCATATCAAATCTGGCACGGCAGCAATTGTAGCCGTTGGCACAACGGGGGAGTCTGCAACACTTAATGTTGATGATCATGTTAAAGTAGTAATGAAAACAGTTGAGTTTGCAGCAGGGCGTATTGATGTGATCGCTGGTAACGGTGCTAATTCTACGGCTGAAGCAATTACCTTTAGTAAACTGTTTGCTAACAGTGGCATTGTTGCAGGGTTAAACGTAACCCCATATTACAACAAACCAACTCAAGAAGGTTTATACCAACATTTTAAAGCGATTGCGGAATCTTCACAATTACCACAAATTCTTTATAACGTGCCAGGTCGTACTGCTGTTGACATGTTACCTGAAACTGTTGCGCGCCTTGCGAAGATTGACAATATTATCGGCATTAAAGAAGCAACCGGCGATCTACAACGCCTTGCCGACATCAAAGCATTAGTTGCTGATGACTTCTTACTTTATAGTGGTGATGATGAAACAGGTTGTGACTTTATGTTACAAGGTGGCGATGGCGTTATTTCGGTAACCAGTAATGTTGCCCCCGCTGCAATGGCTAAAATGTGTGAATTCGCATTGTCTGAGAATAAAGTTGAAGCTGATAAAATTAATCAACAACTGATGCCCGTTCATCAAAAACTATTTGTTGAATCAAACCCAATTCCGGTTAAGTGGGCTTGTGCAGAGCTTGGTTTAATTCCATCTGCAGATTGTCGTTTACCTTTGACTATTTTAGCGCCTGAATTACATAATGAAGTGCGCGGTGCCTTAACAGAAGCAAATCTATTTTCATGA
- the tenA gene encoding thiaminase II, with translation MNHQDLINACASDWAEYTKHSFVQQLASGELEHNAFLHYLKQDFLFLKQYTRAYALAIYKARTLAEMRMALPSVQALLESEISHHVSYCADWGISEAQMEAEPETFGTVAYTRFVLDTGMSGDVIDLYVALAPCSIGYATIGAQLLASPTTKFQGNPYANWITMYGGEEFQESVQTGIKQLDTLLKDVDLSSERGQRLCHIFKTATRMEVAFWQQSLDDT, from the coding sequence ATGAATCACCAAGACTTAATTAATGCCTGTGCCAGCGATTGGGCAGAATATACGAAGCACTCATTTGTGCAACAATTAGCATCAGGTGAACTCGAACACAACGCATTTTTACATTATTTAAAGCAAGATTTTCTCTTCTTAAAACAATATACCCGTGCCTATGCATTAGCTATCTATAAAGCACGCACTCTTGCCGAAATGCGTATGGCATTACCAAGTGTTCAGGCACTTTTAGAGTCAGAAATTTCTCACCATGTCAGCTATTGTGCAGACTGGGGCATATCTGAAGCGCAAATGGAAGCTGAACCTGAAACATTTGGCACAGTTGCTTATACACGTTTTGTTTTGGATACCGGTATGTCCGGCGATGTAATAGACCTTTATGTGGCATTGGCTCCCTGTTCGATTGGCTACGCTACCATTGGTGCTCAGCTGTTAGCTAGCCCAACGACAAAATTTCAAGGTAACCCTTACGCTAATTGGATAACGATGTATGGCGGAGAAGAGTTTCAAGAGAGTGTACAAACAGGTATTAAACAACTTGATACCTTATTGAAAGACGTCGACCTTAGTAGTGAACGTGGTCAACGTTTATGTCATATATTCAAAACTGCTACACGTATGGAAGTTGCTTTTTGGCAGCAAAGCCTAGATGACACTTAA
- the thiM gene encoding hydroxyethylthiazole kinase encodes MTLLTSNHIVDALLQLRTQKPLVVNITNYVVMNNTANALLAIGASPIMAHSQQEMAEMMSYAGALVINIGTLDSVWTTRMHFAVQQANANNKIIILDPVGCGASKLRTDTARNIAQTANQLIIRGNASEIIALAGEVAQSKGVDALDSSEIAVDAAKMIAKQYQCNVVISGSTDFVVTSQYCYQLNNGHQMMPYVTGMGCTHSALTGAFAAIGEVSGVAATAILGVAGEIAAENSAGPGSLQLNLLDSLYQLDAKTVIERLKLTATDY; translated from the coding sequence ATGACGCTATTAACTTCAAATCATATTGTTGATGCACTACTGCAATTACGTACTCAAAAACCATTAGTTGTTAACATCACTAATTATGTCGTGATGAATAACACTGCAAATGCATTGTTAGCCATTGGAGCTTCACCGATCATGGCACATAGCCAGCAAGAAATGGCTGAGATGATGAGCTATGCCGGAGCATTAGTAATTAATATTGGTACTTTAGATAGTGTCTGGACAACTCGTATGCATTTTGCAGTTCAGCAAGCCAACGCAAACAATAAAATAATCATTCTTGATCCCGTAGGTTGTGGCGCAAGTAAACTGAGGACTGATACTGCTCGAAACATTGCTCAAACGGCAAATCAGTTAATTATTCGTGGCAACGCCTCAGAAATTATCGCTCTAGCCGGAGAAGTTGCACAAAGTAAAGGCGTAGATGCACTTGATAGCAGTGAAATTGCAGTAGACGCAGCCAAAATGATTGCGAAGCAATACCAATGTAATGTTGTCATTTCTGGAAGTACTGATTTTGTGGTCACATCGCAATATTGCTACCAATTAAATAATGGCCATCAAATGATGCCCTATGTAACTGGAATGGGCTGTACTCACAGCGCGTTAACGGGTGCCTTTGCAGCTATTGGAGAAGTAAGTGGGGTAGCAGCCACCGCAATACTAGGAGTTGCCGGCGAGATAGCAGCCGAAAATTCAGCAGGCCCGGGAAGTTTGCAACTTAATTTACTAGACAGCTTATACCAACTTGATGCAAAGACGGTAATTGAACGATTGAAATTAACAGCAACTGATTATTAG
- a CDS encoding phosphoribosylaminoimidazolesuccinocarboxamide synthase: MSLANKVLAVNNDLPIRTDKPVHSGKVRSVYWLTEADSKRLIEEKGYDVAPDSPLAIMVISDRISAFDCIWHGEGGMNGVPGKGAALNAISNHWFKLFKEQGLADSHILDIPHPFVWIVQKAKPVMIEAIARQYMTGSMWRAYEKGEREFCGIKIAEGLSNNEKLPALLITPSSKGILKGIPGVPEVDDVNVTRQDIEQHFSSFNFSKASDISLYEKLLTEGFIVISDALEKIDQIFVDTKFEFGYVKDKAGTEKLIYMDEVGTPDSSRIWDGAAFAEGKIVENSKEDFRQLLLNHFPDPDILLNKDRMQERTLLAKENALPEAVLMKISETYIGIAEKIIGKKIILSENPKQEIVNILRDEYNLVD; the protein is encoded by the coding sequence ATGAGTCTTGCCAACAAAGTTTTAGCGGTTAATAACGATTTACCAATTCGTACTGACAAACCAGTACACAGTGGAAAAGTTCGTTCAGTTTATTGGTTAACAGAAGCTGATAGTAAACGTTTAATTGAAGAAAAAGGCTACGATGTTGCACCGGATTCTCCGCTAGCAATTATGGTTATTAGTGATCGTATTTCTGCTTTTGATTGTATTTGGCATGGCGAAGGTGGCATGAATGGGGTGCCAGGAAAAGGCGCTGCACTGAATGCAATTTCAAATCATTGGTTTAAATTATTCAAAGAGCAAGGTCTTGCTGACAGTCATATTCTAGATATCCCCCACCCTTTTGTATGGATTGTTCAAAAAGCTAAGCCGGTGATGATAGAAGCAATTGCGCGTCAATATATGACTGGTTCAATGTGGCGTGCTTATGAAAAAGGTGAACGTGAATTCTGTGGTATTAAAATCGCAGAAGGTTTATCAAACAATGAAAAACTGCCTGCACTTTTAATCACTCCATCGAGTAAAGGTATTTTAAAAGGGATCCCTGGTGTACCAGAAGTAGACGATGTTAATGTAACCAGACAAGACATTGAACAACATTTTTCTTCATTCAATTTCAGTAAAGCGTCAGATATCTCACTGTATGAAAAATTATTAACTGAAGGTTTTATTGTCATTAGTGACGCGCTTGAAAAAATTGATCAAATATTTGTAGATACAAAATTTGAATTTGGTTATGTAAAAGATAAAGCTGGTACTGAAAAATTAATTTATATGGATGAAGTTGGCACGCCTGATTCATCTCGTATTTGGGATGGTGCTGCTTTTGCTGAAGGAAAAATTGTTGAGAATTCAAAAGAAGATTTTCGCCAGTTATTATTAAACCACTTTCCTGATCCTGATATCTTATTAAATAAAGATCGTATGCAAGAGCGAACTTTGTTGGCAAAAGAAAATGCACTACCTGAAGCAGTTTTAATGAAAATTTCTGAAACTTATATTGGTATTGCGGAAAAAATTATAGGTAAAAAAATAATTTTGAGTGAAAATCCCAAACAAGAAATTGTTAACATTCTTCGTGATGAATACAACTTAGTAGATTAA
- a CDS encoding SCP2 sterol-binding domain-containing protein: MFNPLLKNIHHQLVKNAPNVLALPSSLMPFFIQKKLLGELLARLFKEAIEDGDLEFLQDKWLKVEVTDLKLTWFLSFKDEKLVINESAEQVDVIFSGDVNELILIAGRKEDPDTLFFQRRLTIQGDTELGLEVKNLLDNIDFETLPDLAQQSIQRFSNFVQQGMKPPQTVQA; encoded by the coding sequence ATGTTTAACCCATTATTAAAAAATATCCATCACCAGCTGGTAAAAAATGCCCCGAATGTTCTTGCGCTTCCCAGCTCACTTATGCCTTTTTTCATTCAGAAAAAGTTACTGGGTGAATTATTAGCGCGGTTGTTCAAAGAAGCGATTGAAGATGGCGATCTTGAATTTTTGCAAGATAAATGGTTAAAAGTGGAAGTAACCGATCTTAAATTAACTTGGTTTTTAAGTTTTAAAGATGAAAAGTTAGTGATTAATGAAAGTGCTGAGCAGGTTGATGTTATTTTTTCTGGTGATGTTAATGAACTCATTCTAATAGCAGGGCGCAAAGAAGATCCTGACACGCTGTTTTTCCAGCGTCGATTAACCATTCAAGGCGATACTGAGCTAGGTTTAGAGGTTAAGAACCTACTTGATAATATCGATTTTGAGACCTTGCCAGATCTAGCACAACAAAGCATTCAACGTTTTTCAAACTTTGTCCAACAGGGTATGAAACCTCCTCAAACAGTCCAGGCCTAA